The Acidithiobacillus thiooxidans ATCC 19377 DNA window CGCTACTCCAGCGGCTACTGTGAACGCTGTTTACCACGAGACCGGTAGTATTGGGGTTATGCCAGCATCATATCCAGCGGAAAAGCTGATTCCTGCATTGGAAGCAATACTTATTGAGGCCCTGGAACCACGGCAAAATCGAAAGCGGGGGGATGATCTCGCGGCAGTGGAATATAGCCAGAAGACTGACCCAGATATTGACAAGAGAAAGGCTAAAGCCCTTATCGACAGGATATAGTACGGGCACAGGAGATCAGTAAACCAACTTGTTAAGAAAATGGACTGCTATTTCAGATTATGATCTCCAGACCACTGGGGTAGTATTATGCGGAGCGAACTTCAGGTTTAGACTGGAAACCGCCCATTGGTGGTCAGATACCTGGGCAAATGGCTGAGTTGCGTTTGTGTAGACGCACGCCTACACTTCTCTCATGGAGATAGTGGGCTTCGATTGGGATAGCGGCAACTGGCCGAAGTGCGGAAAGCATGGCGTTTCCCGCCAAGTGATAGAGCGATTGTTTCTCGAAGGAAAGGTGATGGTTGCTCCCGACCCGAAGCACTCCCTCCCGACAGAAGGTCGGCATATTGCGGTGGGCCGGGTCGATGGCAGGCCAATGTTCGTGGCGTTTGCCATCAGGGATGATCTCATTCGCCCGATCAGTGCCCGTTACATGCACGAGAAGGAGATTACGAATTATGAAGCAGGTACCTAAGTTCAAGACTGATGCAGAGGCCGAAGCGTTCCTAGAGCAGGACCTGTCCGACCTCGACTTCCGGCAGTTCCAGCCAATGCGCTTCGAAATCGCGCCGAAAGACGCCGCCCTGAACATGCGGTTACCCGAAGCATTGCTGGAAGCCGTGAAGGCCAAAGCCAAAGCCAAAGGTGTGCCCTACACCCGCTACGTGCGCATGCTTCTGGAAGCCGATGTAGCTCGACCACGTCATCAGCAGTAGCCGAGTATTGTACCCACTCTCCAACGTAAGCAATGGACAGCTTCCGACCCACTCCCGCCGGTCGCGTATTGCAGGTAGAACAACCTTATCGAATAGTACGTAAGCATCCACAAATGATGAAACTCTAGATACTAGCTCGGAAGACCAAGCGCTTATATATGATCGAGGCATGACGAAGTATATAAATGCGTCCACAGACTAAAATGGTATAGTTGCTTTATTTGACACGGAATCTCCTTATGTGTCGCGTCAGTCTCACGTTATGTGGCGGCCAACGATCACCCCAAACATCAATCCCAACTCAGCGCCCCGCCCGTCTGATACTCCGTCACCCGAGTTTCAAAAAAGTTCTTTTCCTTTTTGAGGTCCATCATTTCGCTCATCCACGGAAAAGGGTTTTGTACGCCCGGATATTGCTGGGGCAGGCCCAGTTGTACCAGGCGCCGGTTTCCGATGAATTTGACGTAGTCCTTGAATATCGGGGCATTCAGACCCAGAACCCCACGGGGCATGGTGTCGTCGGCATAGGCGCATTCCAGTTCCACGCCACGACGGATCAGATCAATAATTTCCTGCTGGAAGCTTTCTGTCCAAAGCTGCGGGTTTTCGACCTTGATCTGATTGGCTAAATCAATGCCAAAATTACAGTGCATGGATTCATCGCGCAGAATGTACTGGTATTGTTCGGCGGCGCCTACCATCTTGTTCTGTCGGCCCATGGCCAGAATCTGGCTGAACCCGACATAGAAAAAAGTCCCTTCCATAATGGCCGCAAAAACAATCAGCGAGCGCAGCAGTTTCTGGTCATTTTCCAGGGTGCCCGTCTTGAAATTGGGGTCGGCCAGGATGTCGATGAAGGGCATCAGAAACTGGTCTTTATCCCGCACCGACGGTACTTCGTGGTACATGTTGAAGATTTCACCTTCATCCAGGCCAATGGATTCGACGATATACTGGTAGGCGTGGGTGTGAATGGCTTCCTCAAAGGCTTGCCGTAACATGTATTGGCGGCATTCCGGCGCGGTAATATGCCGATAGGTGCCCAGTACAATGTTATTGGCAGCGAGGCTGTCGGCGGTCACAAAAAAACCAAGATTACGCTTGACGATACGGCGCTCATCTTCCGTGAGGCCTTTGGGGTCTTTCCAGAGGGCAATATCACGGGACATCTGGATTTCCTGGGGCATCCAGTGGTTGGCGCAGGCGGCCAGATACTTGTCCCAGGCCCACTGGTACTTGAAAGGAACCAGTTGATTGACATCCGCACGACCGTTGATGATGCGTTTGTCTTCGGCCCGTACCCGGGCGAAACGCATGCTTTCTTCTTCCGGCACAGACTCCGGCAAATCATTCAGGCTGCTGCTGCGCAGTGCTTCGGGACGCAGGCTGTTTTCAAAATTCAACATAACGGCAATTTCTCCTCTGCTTATTGGCAGGCTTCACAGGTGGGATCATCAATGGCACAGGCCTTGGGCTGGTGGCCGGACACGGCATTGAGAGTGCCTGTTTGTACAGTAGATTTTTCCGCCGCTGTGGCTCCCAGCGAGCGGAGGTAATAAGTGGTTTTGAGCCCGCGCTTCCAGGCCAGACGGTAGGTTTCATCAATTTTCTTGCCGGACGGCTGACCAAAATACAGGTTCAGACTCTGCGCCTGATCCAGCCATTTCTGACGACGGGCAGCGGCCTCGACCAGCCATTCCGGATCGGTTTCGAAGGCATTGGCATAAAGCGGCTTGAGGGCAGCAGGAATGCGGTCCACGGGCAAGACCGATCCGTCGAAGTATTTGAGGTCATTGACCATGACTTCGTCCCAGAGTCCCTGACGTTTGAGGTCATGCACCAGGTAGCTGTTTACCACCGTAAATTCGCCGGACAGGTTGGATTTGACGTAAAGGTTTTGATAGATGGGCTCAATCCCCTGGCTAACGCCAACAATGTTGGAAATGGTCGCCGTGGGGGCGATAGCCAGACAATTGCTGTTACGGATGCCTTTGCGAACCTTGTCCCGCAGCCCGTTCCAGTCGAGGCGCATGCTGCGGTCTACGTCAACGCCATGTTCACGGCTGGCAGCCAGCAGTTCGATGCTGTCGATGGGCAACACCCCCTGACTCCAGAGTGAACCCTGGAAGCTCGGATAACTGCCTCGCTCCTGCGCCAGATCGGCAGAAGCCTCAATGGCGTAGTAGGAAATCACTTCCTGACTGATGTCGGCAAAGGCGACGGCCGCTGGCGAAGCATAGGGTATCCGCATTTCCAGCAGGGCATCCGAAAAGCCCATCAGACCCAGACCCACAGGACGATGGCGCATATTGCTGTTGCGCGCCTTGGCCACGGCGTAGTAGTTCATGTCGATGACATTGTCGAGCATGCGCATGGCGGTGCGGATGGTCCGGCTGAGCTTGTCGGTGTCCAGCAGTTCCAGCAGATCTTCGGGCGTGCTGTCGGTGCGCAGGGCGGATTGATCGGTGCTTGCGGTATTTTTCAGGTGCGCAATCAGGTTCACGGAGCCCAGATTACAAACGGCAATTTCCTTGTCGTTGGTGTTGAGGGTGATTTCCGTGCAGAGATTGGAACTATGTACGACACCCACGTGCTGCTGCGGGCTGCGCAGATTGCAGGGGTCCTTGAAGGTAATCCAGGGGTGGCCGGTTTCAAACAGCATGGTCAGCATTTTGCGCCACAGCTGCAGGGCGGGGATTTTTTTGTACAGTTCGATTTCACCCGCATCGGCCATACGCTCGTAATGTTCGTAGCGTTCCCGGAAAGCGGAGCCGGTCAGATCATGCAGATCTGCCGTTTCATTCGGGCTGAACAGCGTCCAGGCAGTACCACTTTCCACCCGCTCCATAAACAGGTCAGGAATCCAGTTGGCGGTGTTCATGTCATGGGTGCGGCGGCGGTCATCGCCGGTGTTTTTGCGCAGTTCCAGAAATTCCTCGATGTCCATGTGCCAGGTTTCGAGGTAGGCGCAGACTGCACCCTTGCGCTTGCCGCCCTGGTTGACGGCAACAGCGGTGTCATTGACCACCTTGAGGAAGGGCACGACTCCCTGGGATTTACCATTGGTGCCCTTGATGAAAGAACCCAGCGCCCGTACGGGGGTCCAGTCGTTCCCCAGGCCGCCGCTGAATTTGGAGAGCAGGGCGTTTTCCTTGATGGCCTCGTAAATATCGTCCAGATCGTCGCCCACGGTGGTCAGGAAGCAGCTCGACAATTGCGGCCGCAAGGTTCCTGAGTTGAAAAGAGTGGGGGTCGAACTGACAAAGTCGAAGCTGGACAGCACTTCATAAAAGGCGATGGCCTGTTCTTCACGGTCCACTTCATTGACAGCCAGACCCATGGCCACCCGCATCCAGAAAGACTGAGGCAGTTCAATGTGGCGTTCGCGGACATGCAGGAAGTAACGATCATAAAGAATCTGCAGGCCCAGATACTGGAAATTGAGATCGCGCTCGGGTTTGATGGCCGCCGTAATACGGTCCAGATCATATTGACCAAGGCGCGGATCAATCAGTTCGTGGGCAATGCCGGTCTGCAGGTAATCCCGGAAGTATTCGGGATAGCGGGCGGCCATTTCCGCCTGGGTGGCGGCTTCTCCCAACACTTCCCAGCGTACCCGGTCCAGCAACAGGCGGGCAGAAACATAAGCATAGGCGGGGTCGCGCTCGATCATGACCCGGCTGGCCAAAATGGGAGCCTGAAACAGTTCATCTTCACTGATGCCATCGTACAGATTTTTGCTGGTGTTGCTCATCAGGGTATCAACGGAAACAGCCTCGCCAAGGCCACTGCAGGCTTCCTCAATGACGGCTCGCAAACGCTTCAGGTCAAGAGTCCGCTGCGTACCATCCGGATATTTCACCTGAATTTGCGGTATGTCCGCCTGCGGGGCTGAAATGCTCTGTTGACGGCGTTCGCGGGCGCGCTCTTCGCGGTAAAGCACGTAGGCACGTGCGACCTCGTGTTCGCCCGCCCGCATCAAGGCCAGCTCCACCTGATCCTGAATGTCTTCTATATGAAAGGTGCCACCACCCGGCTGGCGTCTTTGCAGCGCCTCAATGACCTGCCCGGTCAGACGCGTGACGAGGTCGCGCACCCGGGCGCTGGCGGCACCGCTGCCACCTTCCACGGCCAGAAAGGCTTTGGTCATGGCAATATGAATTTTGCTGGCGTCAAAGGTAACCATCGCATTGTTGCGACGGATGACCTTGTAATGACTGGCTTCTGATGGATCGTATGCAGGATTGCTGACAACAGTTTGAGCGGCGGGATTGGGCATGTTGAGACTCCGAAGCTGGGCGTAAAGGGCCTGGAAAAAGCGGTTATGTCACGCAATGGGCACCCGGAAAACAAATTGCCTGCCAGACGCCCCACACACCAAATATAGTCTTGCTGGTGCTGTTGTCAACTACATATTGTGGATGAAAGGGTGGATAAATGGCTTGCAAGTTGTGGATAAGATAGCCAGTGCAATCATTTTGCGAAGGTTTTGTGGGAATTACCGATCATGTCTAAAGAAATTAAAATTTGGACTTGTTCTAATTGGTCTCTTGGGCGCATACTGACGGCATAGACTCTCAAGGAAGGATGATATGACTGCTTCAACCCTCGATATAGCGCGTGCCACCTTGTTTACTCCCGGCGGTATCAGTGAAGGGGAGCTGGAAAAAGTGTTTGGCCGACTGTCTCATCGGGCGCTGGACGATGCCGACCTGTACTTTCAGTACAGTCGCAGCGAAGGCTTCAGTCTCGAAGAAGGGTTTGTGAAAAACGGGAGTCATTCCATTGAACAGGGGGTAGGGGTGCGCGCCATTCAGGGTGAGCGGCAGGGCTTGGCCTACTCCGATGAAATTGGCGTCGAGGCGCTGCTGACGGCGGCCGATGCCGCGCGCGCCATTGTCCATCAGCCGGGTGAAAATCGGGGCCTGGTCTGGCAGCGGCGCAATGGGCTGTCCTTGTATCAGCCAACCGATCCATTGGCCTCTATTCCCAACGAAGAAAAAATCGCCCTGCTGGAGCGGGTGGAGCAGGTGGCGCGGTCGGTAGACCCCCGCATTGTTCAGGTAATGGCCAGTCTGAGTGCCAAATTTGAGGCGGTGCTGGTGGCACGGCTGGATGGCACCATGGCGGCAGACGTCCGTCCTTTGGTGCGTCTCCATGTTTCGGCCATTGCCGAGCAGGGCGGACGGCGCGAGCAGGGGAGCGCCGGTGGTGGTGGTCGTTATGATTACCAGACCTTCCTGAAGGGCCAGATGGCCGATGATTTTGCCCGCGAAGCCGCGCGTCAGGCACTGATTAATCTGGAAGCTGAAGCGGCCCCGGCAGGGAGTATGGATGTGGTGCTGGGGCCGGGCTGGCCGGGCATTTTACTGCATGAAGCCATCGGCCATGGCCTGGAAGGTGATTTCAATCGTAAGGGTACCAGTGCATTTAGTGGTCGGGTCGGTGAGCGGGTCGCGGCTCCTGGGGTGACCGTGGTGGACGACGGTACCCTCGAAAATCGCCGGGGCAGCCTGAATGTCGATGACGAAGGCACGGAAACCCAGTGTACCACCCTCATCGAAGACGGAATCCTCAAGGGCTATTTGCAGGACACACTCAACGCCCGCCTGACCGGCACCCGTTCTACCGGCAATGGTCGGCGCGAGTCCTATGCGCACCTTCCCATGCCCCGGATGACCAATACCTACATGCGTGCGGGGGATCGGGATCCTCAGGAAATTATTGCCAGTGTCCGGCGTGGTCTTTATGCAGTGAATTTTGGCGGAGGGCAGGTGGATATTACCAACGGTAAGTTCGTGTTTTCTGCTTCTGAAGCCTATCTCATTGAAAATGGTAAAATAACCCGGCCGATAAAAGGGGCGACGCTGATTGGTAATGGTCCGGATGTGCTGACCAGGGTTGAAATGATCGGTAATGACCTCCAATTAGATACGGGTGTGGGTACTTGTGGCAAAGATGGTCAGAGTGTGCCGGTGGGCGTCGGTCAGCCTACTCTCAAAATACGCGATCTGACGGTGGGAGGAACACAGGGTTGAAAAAAATCTTATTGTCAGTGGCTTTTCAGAGGGCTAACATCAAAGCATCTGTCAGCCTTGAATCTGGATCAAATTCTCCCTTGCGGGGGGTAACTTATGAATAATGTCTTAAAAAACGTTTTGTTATGGGTGGCCATAGGCGTCATCCTGATGCTGGTGTTTCAGAACCTCAATACGAGTAGTTCGACACCCGCTCAGGCTATGGACTTTTCGACGTTTGTGAATAGCATCAAGCAAGGGCAAGTAGCCGATGTGAATATTGATGCCAATCATGTAACGGGTAGTCTCAGTTCCGGGCAAAAGTTCAGCGTTTACACGCCGACCAATGATACCCAGCTGGTGCCCCAGTTGCTTGCCGCAGGTGTGAAAATCAATGTGAAACCCCCGGCAGGACAATCCATTTTGCTGTCTATCCTGATTTCCTGGTTCCCCATGTTGCTGCTGATTGGCGTCTGGATTTTCTTCATGCGCCAGATGGGTGGCGGTGGCGCGGGTGGCCGTGGCGCCATGACATTCGGGCGCAGCAAGGCCCGGATGCTGACTGAAGAAAACAACAAGGTCACCTTCGCTGATGTGGCGGGCGTTGAAGAGGCCAAGGAAGAGCTGGCGGAAATTGTCGACTTCCTGCGCGATCCCCAAAAATTCCAGCGTCTCGGTGGTCGTATTCCCAAGGGCGTGCTGTTGATGGGTTCACCGGGTGCCGGTAAAACCTTGTTGGCACGCGCCATTGCCGGTGAAGCCCGGGTACCGTTCTTCTCCATTTCCGGCTCTGATTTTGTGGAAATGTTCGTGGGCGTCGGCGCCTCGCGGGTTCGCGACATGTTCGAGCAGGCGAAAAAACATGCACCCTGCATCATTTTCATTGACGAAATTGATGCAGTTGGACGCCAGCGTGGCGCGGGTCTTGGCGGTGGTAATGATGAGCGCGAACAGACCCTCAACCAGTTGCTGGTAGAGATGGATGGTTTTGAAGGTACGGAAGGAATTATTGTGGTGGCTGCCACCAACCGTCCGGATGTGCTGGATCCTGCCCTGTTGCGTCCTGGCCGTTTTGATCGTCAGGTCACTGTGCCTCTGCCCGATATTCGTGGTCGTGAACAGATTCTACAGGTTCACATGCGCAAAGTGCCTATTACGCCCGACGTGGATCCCAAAGTCATTGCGCGGGGTACGCCTGGTTTTTCCGGGGCTGATCTGGCCAATCTGGTCAACGAAGCAGCCTTGATGGCGGCGCGCAAGAGCAAGCGTCTGGTCGATATGCATGACTTTGAAAACGCCAAAGACAAGGTCATGATGGGTGCCGAACGCAAATCGGTAGTGATGAGTGACAAGCAGCGGGAAACTACGGCATATCATGAATCGGGTCATGCGGTGGTTGCCAAGTTGTTGCCCGGCACGGATCCGGTGCATAAGGTGACCATCATTCCTCGTGGCCGTGCCTTGGGTGTCACCATGCAGTTGCCCACCGAGGATCGCTTCAACTACGAGCGTGAGGAAATTCTCTGTAACATTTCCATCCTCATGGGTGGGCGTATTGCCGAAGAGGTCTTTCTGAATCAAATGACCACGGGTGCGGGTAATGATATTGAACGCGCCACGGATCTGGCCCGGAAGATGGTGACCCAGTGGGGTATGTCCAGTATTGGCCCCATGGTGATTGGTGAGAAGGAAGAAGAAGTGTTCATCGGTCGGGAAATGACTAAGCATAGTAACATTTCCGAACAGACAGCCATGACCGTGGACGGAGAAATCCGGGGCATCATTCGTGAACGTTATGATGTGGCGCGCAAGTTGATCGAAGGTAATCGTGACAAGGTCGAAGCTATGGCTAAGGCTTTGTTGAAGTACGAAACCCTGGATTCCAATCAGGTGAGTGACATCATGGCCGGGCGTGATCCACGTCCGCCGGTAGATGGCGCGGGCAGTTATCCGACCATGCCCACGGATGGTAATGCTGCCAGTTCGGATAAGACCGGTGGTCAGACCCTGCCGGGCCTCAATCCCGGAGAACATCCCGTTTGACCGTAACGCTGAATTGCAATGGGCGCCCGCTGTATTTGGGGCGCCCTTGTGTTATGGGGATTTTGAATGTCACCCCCGACTCTTTCTCCGATGGCGGAACTTATATCCGCCCGGAGTTGGCGGTTATGCGGGCACGCCAAATCTGGGAGAGTGGCGGCGATCTTATTGATATTGGTGCGGAATCTACCCGTCCAGGTGCCCCCGCTGTTTCCGAGTCCGAAGAAATGGATCGCCTGCTGCCCGTTGTGGAAGCGGTGATGGCAGCAGTGCCTTTGCCGGTGTCCATAGATACTTACAAAGCCAAGGTCATGCGCGAAGCCTGGTCCCTGGGGGCAGGGTTGATGAATGATGTCACGGCACTGCAAGGCGACCCGCAATCGCTGGCCATGGCTGCAGAGTTGGACATTCCGGTTTGCCTGATGCATATGCGGGGTACGCCACGG harbors:
- a CDS encoding ribonucleotide-diphosphate reductase subunit beta, whose protein sequence is MLNFENSLRPEALRSSSLNDLPESVPEEESMRFARVRAEDKRIINGRADVNQLVPFKYQWAWDKYLAACANHWMPQEIQMSRDIALWKDPKGLTEDERRIVKRNLGFFVTADSLAANNIVLGTYRHITAPECRQYMLRQAFEEAIHTHAYQYIVESIGLDEGEIFNMYHEVPSVRDKDQFLMPFIDILADPNFKTGTLENDQKLLRSLIVFAAIMEGTFFYVGFSQILAMGRQNKMVGAAEQYQYILRDESMHCNFGIDLANQIKVENPQLWTESFQQEIIDLIRRGVELECAYADDTMPRGVLGLNAPIFKDYVKFIGNRRLVQLGLPQQYPGVQNPFPWMSEMMDLKKEKNFFETRVTEYQTGGALSWD
- a CDS encoding CopG family antitoxin, which encodes MKQVPKFKTDAEAEAFLEQDLSDLDFRQFQPMRFEIAPKDAALNMRLPEALLEAVKAKAKAKGVPYTRYVRMLLEADVARPRHQQ
- a CDS encoding BrnT family toxin, translating into MEIVGFDWDSGNWPKCGKHGVSRQVIERLFLEGKVMVAPDPKHSLPTEGRHIAVGRVDGRPMFVAFAIRDDLIRPISARYMHEKEITNYEAGT
- the ftsH gene encoding ATP-dependent zinc metalloprotease FtsH, whose protein sequence is MNNVLKNVLLWVAIGVILMLVFQNLNTSSSTPAQAMDFSTFVNSIKQGQVADVNIDANHVTGSLSSGQKFSVYTPTNDTQLVPQLLAAGVKINVKPPAGQSILLSILISWFPMLLLIGVWIFFMRQMGGGGAGGRGAMTFGRSKARMLTEENNKVTFADVAGVEEAKEELAEIVDFLRDPQKFQRLGGRIPKGVLLMGSPGAGKTLLARAIAGEARVPFFSISGSDFVEMFVGVGASRVRDMFEQAKKHAPCIIFIDEIDAVGRQRGAGLGGGNDEREQTLNQLLVEMDGFEGTEGIIVVAATNRPDVLDPALLRPGRFDRQVTVPLPDIRGREQILQVHMRKVPITPDVDPKVIARGTPGFSGADLANLVNEAALMAARKSKRLVDMHDFENAKDKVMMGAERKSVVMSDKQRETTAYHESGHAVVAKLLPGTDPVHKVTIIPRGRALGVTMQLPTEDRFNYEREEILCNISILMGGRIAEEVFLNQMTTGAGNDIERATDLARKMVTQWGMSSIGPMVIGEKEEEVFIGREMTKHSNISEQTAMTVDGEIRGIIRERYDVARKLIEGNRDKVEAMAKALLKYETLDSNQVSDIMAGRDPRPPVDGAGSYPTMPTDGNAASSDKTGGQTLPGLNPGEHPV
- the tldD gene encoding metalloprotease TldD, coding for MTASTLDIARATLFTPGGISEGELEKVFGRLSHRALDDADLYFQYSRSEGFSLEEGFVKNGSHSIEQGVGVRAIQGERQGLAYSDEIGVEALLTAADAARAIVHQPGENRGLVWQRRNGLSLYQPTDPLASIPNEEKIALLERVEQVARSVDPRIVQVMASLSAKFEAVLVARLDGTMAADVRPLVRLHVSAIAEQGGRREQGSAGGGGRYDYQTFLKGQMADDFAREAARQALINLEAEAAPAGSMDVVLGPGWPGILLHEAIGHGLEGDFNRKGTSAFSGRVGERVAAPGVTVVDDGTLENRRGSLNVDDEGTETQCTTLIEDGILKGYLQDTLNARLTGTRSTGNGRRESYAHLPMPRMTNTYMRAGDRDPQEIIASVRRGLYAVNFGGGQVDITNGKFVFSASEAYLIENGKITRPIKGATLIGNGPDVLTRVEMIGNDLQLDTGVGTCGKDGQSVPVGVGQPTLKIRDLTVGGTQG
- a CDS encoding ribonucleoside-diphosphate reductase subunit alpha, with translation MPNPAAQTVVSNPAYDPSEASHYKVIRRNNAMVTFDASKIHIAMTKAFLAVEGGSGAASARVRDLVTRLTGQVIEALQRRQPGGGTFHIEDIQDQVELALMRAGEHEVARAYVLYREERARERRQQSISAPQADIPQIQVKYPDGTQRTLDLKRLRAVIEEACSGLGEAVSVDTLMSNTSKNLYDGISEDELFQAPILASRVMIERDPAYAYVSARLLLDRVRWEVLGEAATQAEMAARYPEYFRDYLQTGIAHELIDPRLGQYDLDRITAAIKPERDLNFQYLGLQILYDRYFLHVRERHIELPQSFWMRVAMGLAVNEVDREEQAIAFYEVLSSFDFVSSTPTLFNSGTLRPQLSSCFLTTVGDDLDDIYEAIKENALLSKFSGGLGNDWTPVRALGSFIKGTNGKSQGVVPFLKVVNDTAVAVNQGGKRKGAVCAYLETWHMDIEEFLELRKNTGDDRRRTHDMNTANWIPDLFMERVESGTAWTLFSPNETADLHDLTGSAFRERYEHYERMADAGEIELYKKIPALQLWRKMLTMLFETGHPWITFKDPCNLRSPQQHVGVVHSSNLCTEITLNTNDKEIAVCNLGSVNLIAHLKNTASTDQSALRTDSTPEDLLELLDTDKLSRTIRTAMRMLDNVIDMNYYAVAKARNSNMRHRPVGLGLMGFSDALLEMRIPYASPAAVAFADISQEVISYYAIEASADLAQERGSYPSFQGSLWSQGVLPIDSIELLAASREHGVDVDRSMRLDWNGLRDKVRKGIRNSNCLAIAPTATISNIVGVSQGIEPIYQNLYVKSNLSGEFTVVNSYLVHDLKRQGLWDEVMVNDLKYFDGSVLPVDRIPAALKPLYANAFETDPEWLVEAAARRQKWLDQAQSLNLYFGQPSGKKIDETYRLAWKRGLKTTYYLRSLGATAAEKSTVQTGTLNAVSGHQPKACAIDDPTCEACQ